In the Chroococcidiopsis sp. SAG 2025 genome, one interval contains:
- a CDS encoding HAD-IIIA family hydrolase: MLKITEPELQSRLLKIKLLALDVDGVLTDGGLYYTESGEELKKFNIKDGQGLKKLRQSGIEVAIISANSSKSTLHRSQKLGITHSFINVEDKLSVLKDLCVQLSLSLSEVAYVGDDDNDLPVLQTVGCPFTVADAMPENKALAIYVTRKSGGQGAVREICDLLINSRLNFKNQFIFA; the protein is encoded by the coding sequence ATGCTTAAAATCACTGAGCCTGAGTTACAATCGCGCCTATTGAAGATTAAGCTTCTAGCGCTAGATGTTGATGGTGTGTTGACAGATGGTGGTCTTTACTACACAGAGAGTGGAGAAGAACTGAAGAAGTTTAACATAAAGGATGGTCAAGGACTGAAAAAATTAAGGCAATCTGGCATAGAAGTAGCTATAATCTCAGCTAACTCTTCAAAGTCAACGCTCCATCGTAGTCAAAAATTAGGAATTACTCATAGTTTTATCAATGTAGAAGATAAGTTGTCTGTACTAAAAGATTTGTGCGTACAACTAAGCTTATCTCTATCCGAAGTTGCTTATGTTGGGGATGATGACAACGATCTTCCAGTATTACAAACGGTAGGGTGTCCTTTTACAGTTGCTGATGCCATGCCTGAGAACAAAGCACTCGCTATATACGTTACTAGAAAGTCTGGTGGGCAAGGTGCAGTTAGAGAAATCTGCGACCTTTTGATAAACTCTCGTTTAAACTTCAAAAACCAGTTTATTTTTGCTTGA
- a CDS encoding glycosyltransferase family 8 protein, whose amino-acid sequence MTSSDIESIVVVCAADNNYVIPLSVTLKSILANLKNSQTIACFVIDGGIEEVSKQKILKSLDSQQIVIEWLLPTDSTLSKVKVSGHVTVATYYRLLIPDLLPQQIKKAIYLDCDLVVNQDLQKLWAIDIDNNYLLAVQDMGIREVSNPRGGLHNYKELGIPPHAKYLNAGVMVFNLEKWRTENISTQAIEYLEQNKEHVLNWDQDGVNAVLVGKWGELDPRWNQTPSVYKYRSWKDSPFTEEMYKSVIQQPYIVHFATAIKPWHYYCEHPAKDLFFQYLDMTSWSGWRPKKPLKYIIRLGLRRFRENIKSLLKSFAWHLSLSR is encoded by the coding sequence ATGACTTCTTCAGACATAGAATCTATTGTAGTCGTATGTGCTGCTGATAATAATTATGTAATTCCTTTATCTGTGACACTCAAATCTATACTTGCAAATCTTAAAAATTCACAAACGATAGCTTGTTTTGTAATAGATGGTGGTATTGAAGAAGTTAGCAAACAGAAAATATTAAAGTCGCTGGACTCACAACAAATTGTTATTGAATGGTTGCTGCCAACTGACTCTACTCTCAGTAAAGTGAAAGTTTCAGGTCATGTTACAGTTGCAACATACTATCGGTTACTTATTCCCGATCTATTACCACAGCAAATAAAAAAGGCAATTTATTTAGATTGTGATTTAGTTGTTAACCAAGATTTACAAAAATTATGGGCTATAGATATTGATAACAACTATCTACTAGCAGTTCAAGATATGGGAATACGTGAAGTATCAAATCCTCGCGGTGGACTTCATAACTATAAAGAATTAGGAATTCCTCCTCATGCCAAGTATTTAAATGCTGGAGTGATGGTATTTAACTTGGAAAAGTGGCGAACAGAAAATATCAGCACCCAAGCCATTGAGTATCTTGAGCAGAATAAAGAACATGTTTTAAACTGGGATCAAGACGGAGTAAATGCAGTTCTTGTAGGTAAGTGGGGAGAACTCGATCCACGTTGGAATCAAACTCCTAGCGTGTATAAATATCGATCGTGGAAAGACAGTCCTTTCACTGAAGAGATGTATAAATCTGTGATTCAACAGCCTTATATTGTTCATTTTGCAACCGCCATCAAGCCTTGGCACTACTACTGCGAACATCCAGCTAAAGATTTATTCTTTCAGTATCTTGATATGACATCTTGGTCAGGTTGGCGACCTAAAAAACCATTGAAGTACATAATAAGGTTAGGCTTACGACGATTTAGAGAAAACATAAAATCCCTGCTCAAGAGTTTTGCATGGCATCTATCTCTTTCACGGTGA
- a CDS encoding polysialyltransferase family glycosyltransferase, translating to MYTPTRLKRLVACQGSIQLITALSALTCREKEQQGTNVEYDNYLVIYDLRTPENQSNTFANFIKNMAEEVCTWREIVYIQPEQMQALQAKLNLVRLNLSNIQQVFSLVHKLTGISSADEIYLSKNYDIWDRLLLNVYESAKKICYGDSIGLYLSASSTVLQVEPRSLSYKLKRLLKSFIYTKNSIDEINFDVGYFTISNFNTLSESPPMEVVTVNKAVTLNIFQRLRGVVGKVVDSDYINNLRTKLANNSVSILLTSNFSEATRMSEENEITAYQKFLKIHKREDNPILIIKPHPRDSAIKIEKLQYSLNGLFSEVIVISELSWFFLPFELFLMEVFLDRNLVPHCDIKIFAFSSACLSLKFLFNLPCIIGFGSDITHQSFYDEQVSKRIQHELELNYLLQQI from the coding sequence ATGTACACTCCAACAAGGCTAAAGCGACTTGTGGCTTGCCAGGGTAGCATTCAACTCATCACAGCTCTATCAGCGCTGACTTGCCGAGAGAAAGAGCAACAAGGTACGAACGTTGAATATGATAACTACCTAGTGATTTACGACCTTAGAACGCCTGAAAATCAGAGCAATACATTTGCTAATTTCATCAAAAACATGGCAGAAGAAGTCTGCACTTGGCGGGAAATTGTGTATATCCAGCCCGAGCAAATGCAGGCGCTCCAGGCAAAACTAAATCTTGTGAGGCTAAATCTTTCAAATATTCAGCAAGTTTTCTCTTTAGTTCACAAATTAACTGGTATTTCATCAGCAGATGAAATTTATCTAAGTAAAAACTACGATATCTGGGATCGACTTTTGCTAAATGTTTATGAATCGGCTAAAAAAATCTGCTATGGAGATAGTATTGGCTTGTATCTTTCAGCTTCTTCTACTGTTCTTCAAGTTGAACCAAGAAGTTTAAGTTATAAATTAAAGCGCTTGTTAAAATCATTTATATATACCAAAAATTCGATCGACGAAATAAATTTCGATGTTGGCTATTTCACAATATCTAATTTTAATACTTTGAGCGAGTCTCCTCCTATGGAAGTAGTTACGGTAAACAAAGCAGTTACACTTAATATTTTCCAAAGATTAAGAGGAGTTGTCGGAAAGGTCGTAGACTCAGACTACATTAATAACTTGCGGACAAAGCTTGCAAACAATTCTGTATCCATTTTGCTGACCTCAAATTTTTCTGAGGCAACTAGAATGTCTGAGGAAAATGAAATTACTGCATATCAAAAGTTCCTTAAAATTCATAAACGAGAAGACAATCCAATTTTGATAATAAAGCCACATCCAAGAGATAGCGCAATTAAAATAGAAAAATTACAATATAGCCTAAATGGACTCTTTTCAGAAGTGATAGTGATTTCCGAGCTAAGTTGGTTTTTTCTCCCTTTTGAACTCTTTTTAATGGAAGTATTTTTGGATCGAAACTTAGTACCTCATTGCGATATAAAAATATTTGCATTTAGTTCTGCTTGTTTATCTTTGAAATTTCTTTTTAATCTTCCTTGCATTATCGGTTTTGGTAGTGATATTACACATCAATCATTTTATGACGAACAAGTCAGTAAAAGAATACAGCATGAATTAGAGCTTAATTACTTACTTCAACAGATATAG
- the kdsA gene encoding 3-deoxy-8-phosphooctulonate synthase, translating into MACTQITDTLSIGDGYPLTLIGGPCVIESEYFTLKMAEKIRQICDRLGISFIFKSSFDKANRTSLDSFRGHSIEAGLEILQLVKDRIGVPTLTDIHESYQAATVAEVVDVLQIPAFLCRQTDLLLAAAATGRAINVKKGQFLAPWDMKHVISKLEAGGTKRILLTERGTSFGYNTLVVDFRSLPQLRSFNYPVVFDATHSVQLPGGQGSKSGGQRQFVPYLARAAAAVGIDALFMEVHANPDLAPSDGPNMIPLVNLEHILKQILCVRAGLEIASQAEFNA; encoded by the coding sequence ATGGCTTGTACACAAATTACAGACACCCTTTCAATTGGTGATGGCTATCCATTAACTCTAATTGGTGGTCCTTGCGTTATTGAATCAGAATATTTTACCTTAAAAATGGCAGAAAAAATTCGCCAAATATGCGATCGCCTGGGTATTTCTTTTATATTTAAATCTTCTTTTGATAAAGCAAATCGTACATCGTTAGACTCATTTCGAGGTCATTCTATAGAGGCAGGGCTAGAAATTTTACAACTGGTCAAAGATAGAATCGGAGTGCCGACTTTGACGGACATTCACGAAAGTTATCAAGCGGCAACTGTAGCTGAGGTTGTTGACGTGTTGCAAATTCCGGCTTTTCTCTGCCGTCAGACAGACTTGTTACTTGCAGCAGCAGCTACGGGTCGAGCTATCAATGTCAAAAAAGGTCAGTTTCTCGCTCCTTGGGATATGAAACATGTCATTAGCAAACTAGAAGCTGGTGGGACAAAGCGTATTCTATTGACTGAGCGAGGTACGAGCTTTGGTTACAATACCTTAGTGGTAGATTTTCGCTCTTTGCCCCAATTGCGGAGTTTTAATTATCCTGTTGTCTTCGATGCTACTCATAGCGTGCAATTACCGGGAGGACAAGGTAGCAAATCGGGGGGGCAAAGACAATTCGTTCCCTACTTAGCGAGGGCAGCAGCGGCTGTTGGTATCGATGCACTATTTATGGAAGTTCATGCAAACCCTGACTTAGCACCTAGTGATGGACCAAACATGATTCCTCTAGTAAACCTCGAACATATTCTTAAACAAATACTATGTGTACGTGCTGGTTTAGAAATTGCCAGTCAAGCTGAGTTTAATGCTTAA